The DNA segment GACAGAAATACAAGGGGGAGAAGTGGGGGAGCAGGGTCTGGGACGCAGGAACTGGACCACACACCGGGATGCggggcagggatgcagggaacGGGACTCGGCTCCTCGGTGCGCTGCGGCCGCTGCAGTGCCGGGCACGGCCGTGGGATGGAGCCGTCCCCGCGGCCGTGGATGGAGCAATTCCCGCTGGATGGAACAATTCCCGTGGCCGTGGATGGAGCAATTCCCGCGGCCGTGGGATGGAACAATTCCCGCTGGATGGAACAATTCCCGTGGCCGTGGATGGAACAATTCCCGTGGCCGTGGGATGGAGCCGTCCCCGAGATAGTGGCAGGGAACAATCCCCGCATCCCGTGGGAGGGAACAGATCCCGCGGTGCGTGGGATGGAGCAGTTCCCGAGGGATGGAGCAGTTCCCGAGGGATGGAGCAGTTCCTGAGGGATGGAGCAATTCCCGAGGGATGGAGCAGTTCCCGAGGGATGGAGCAGTTCCTGCATCCCGTGGGATGGAGCATTCCCGAGGGATGGAGCAGTTCCCGAGGGATGGAGCAGTTCCCGAGGGATGGAGCAGTTCCCGAGGGATGGAGCAGTTCCCGAGAGATGGAGCAGTTCCTGAGGGATGGAGCAATTCCCGAGGATGGAGCAGTTCCCGGGGGATGGAGCAGTTCCCGAGGGATGGAGCAATTCCCGAGGGATCATGAAGCAACATTCCAAAAGCACCCAAAGAGCCATTTTCAGGACTATGTCCCAGTTAAATGTTTAAACACTTTCTGTAGTTGCATCACAAAAATAACTCGGTTAAATTAAGCTTACCTGCACATGATTTCTGTTTCATAGAATCAGAAGAGATTCTGATCAGAGAAacccaggctggtttgggttggaaagaaccttaaagcTCGTTTtgttccaccccagccatggcagggacacctccaccatcccaggagctcccagccctgtccagcctggccttgggcactgccagggatccaggggcagccccagctgctctgggaaccagagcctccccaccctcactgTAATTTCTCCTTGTATCTATTCCAAACACACCCTCCTTAAATTCAAAACCATCACTCCTATTTTTAAGGAACAGGGTAAGGAATTTCACGGCTGAGAGCTGCAATCTGCTGGAGCTTTAGGTTGTTATAGATTTACCAGTTGAGTGACACTGTTCTGAATTCCCTGGGCAGGTCAGAAATCCTCAGCCAAGGAGTAAGAACCATGCTGGAAATGTGGGACCAAGTGCTGACTgcattttacaattaaaaaaaagaaaaagaaaaaaaaatattaaaaagctcAGGAGCAATGAGTTaatctgttgttttcttcaggaaacaCCTTTGAAGACTATTTGAGGATCCTACAGAGTGTCCCAGccaagggagctgctgcctACATGAGAGGTCAGTGGGGAGTCCAGGGTGGGGGAAAAGGGTTGGGAAAGGGAAATTTCAGAGCTTGTCTGCAAATCTGCCCATGTCATTCACACTGGGTTTAGTGGCAAATAATGTTTTTTGTCCAAATGGgcattttataggaaaaaaaatccttagcTCTCCTGGAATGTGGTTGGCAAAGCCCTATCTGATCCTAGAAAATTTTTTGTAacttgataaaaataaaaggaaataaagatttGCCTTCTGCACTCAGAAGAGGAATGTACAGCTCCATGAATTGTACAATCTCCATGAATATGGAAAGTACATGAATGTACATCTCTCTGGATTCCCTTCAAATGCCAAGTGGGAAAATAACGGAGATGAACATTCACGCCTTTCTCTGTCCTGGCTAAATCCTTGGAATTCTTAGTGCCTCACATCCATGTGTGAGCTCCCAGCTGTCTTTCCAGGAGTTTTCCTGGAGTTTCCTGCAGGAAACCACTGAGCAGGTGTGTCCTTTTAGCAGGAAACCCTGCTGGAAGTGTCCTAGGGCTGAAGAGAGGTcagtggagctgggagctgacagccctttgctttccttccagTGTCCAGCGCAGTGAACAGCTCCAAGCTGAGCCTGGTGGAGAAGGGGACCCGTGAGAACATCCAGTGTAACGGCCAGGAGCTGGTGATCACGGAACAAGGCCTCTACTTGATCTTCTGCCACTTGAACTTTCACTTCCCCAACTGCTCCAAGAGCCCCATCGACCTCAAGATCGAGCTCCTGGTGAACGGCAGGGTGGACAGGCAGACGTTGTCCACACTGTGCACGTCAGAAACGTGCCAAGACAAGACTTTTAAAACCTTGCTCCAGCTCCACTTGATAGATCTGAAAGTGGAGGACCGAATATCAGTAACACTGAACCGGCCC comes from the Parus major isolate Abel chromosome 17, Parus_major1.1, whole genome shotgun sequence genome and includes:
- the LOC107211916 gene encoding tumor necrosis factor ligand superfamily member 8-like translates to MRQAQEQTLSQVKDSHESAMNVNEEAVSRRLGATNKVCLYFIIATMGTLLVFALATIMVLVVQRTVTDPAMEGIKKPIRTGNTFEDYLRILQSVPAKGAAAYMRVSSAVNSSKLSLVEKGTRENIQCNGQELVITEQGLYLIFCHLNFHFPNCSKSPIDLKIELLVNGRVDRQTLSTLCTSETCQDKTFKTLLQLHLIDLKVEDRISVTLNRPEFLNDVSLPNENVLGVLRYSDGM